The proteins below are encoded in one region of Myxococcales bacterium:
- a CDS encoding DNA primase codes for MISESKIAEIRERTDILAIVGEYVNLKRMGASSKGLCPFHAEKTPSFYVHPDRQFFHCFGCGVSGDVFSFMMRMENRSFPEVAEQLAERSGIELPVMDPHKSAQEARQKSQKDRWYALIEDAAGFYMTQLKEHQLAVYAKSELKKRGVDSELATQFRLGYAPAGWRSLVEFLSARGHSLADAEMLGLIVSKRGFSEKEGEKNAFYDRFRHRLMFPISDSHGRIVAFSGRMLENPPGTEDKQQSPAAKYVNSPDTPLYKKGNLLFGLHEARVAVRRAQKIVLCEGNFDLLALHQAKIPFAAAPLGTALTESQAKLIRRFADTVILLFDADAAGAKAVQAAFPILSASGLNAKVVALPPGSDPDSFVREHGAEALSQRLDSAVGVVEYLIDRASELAPADAKGKADAVASLGRYIHMTDNPVELQLYIERVARRFGLVDLGAVRAQLRRGKSETKQSRANESAEKKLEKLWTIPKHTRTEWEILGAFLDFPKLFSDQRAELFVELLTDTQVRVIFHAAAGIVATRGVVDATLLLEQLGEIECRSLLERRVSVQKHEAKAAEEILDRGIVQLAKQNIERELPMLATQVKEARRLGNDQQALELTKERDRLFRSAQRAMQVAKG; via the coding sequence TTGATTTCTGAGTCCAAGATTGCCGAGATTCGTGAGCGAACAGATATCCTTGCGATCGTTGGAGAATACGTGAATCTGAAACGAATGGGCGCAAGCAGCAAGGGCCTTTGTCCTTTTCACGCAGAAAAGACCCCCTCGTTTTACGTTCATCCCGATCGGCAGTTCTTTCATTGTTTCGGTTGTGGCGTCTCCGGTGATGTCTTTTCCTTTATGATGCGCATGGAAAATAGAAGTTTTCCCGAAGTAGCGGAACAACTGGCCGAGCGTAGCGGTATCGAGCTACCTGTGATGGACCCGCATAAATCTGCGCAGGAGGCTCGGCAAAAGAGTCAAAAAGATCGTTGGTATGCCCTTATCGAGGACGCTGCCGGTTTTTACATGACGCAGCTTAAAGAACATCAGTTAGCGGTCTATGCGAAAAGCGAGTTGAAGAAACGAGGCGTCGATTCAGAGTTGGCGACTCAGTTTCGTTTGGGCTACGCGCCTGCGGGCTGGCGGAGCTTGGTTGAGTTTCTAAGTGCTCGCGGTCATTCGCTTGCCGATGCCGAAATGCTTGGTTTGATCGTCTCAAAGCGGGGTTTCTCCGAAAAAGAGGGAGAAAAAAATGCTTTTTACGATCGTTTTCGTCATCGCTTGATGTTTCCCATCTCCGATTCCCATGGGCGTATTGTTGCTTTCAGTGGACGGATGCTTGAAAACCCTCCCGGCACGGAGGACAAGCAACAGAGCCCAGCTGCAAAGTATGTCAACAGTCCTGACACCCCGCTGTACAAGAAAGGCAACCTGCTATTTGGCCTGCATGAAGCCCGCGTTGCAGTACGGCGAGCGCAAAAGATTGTCCTGTGTGAAGGCAACTTTGACCTTTTGGCTTTGCATCAAGCAAAAATCCCTTTTGCGGCTGCACCGCTCGGCACGGCGCTGACCGAAAGCCAAGCGAAGTTGATTCGTCGCTTTGCGGACACCGTTATTCTATTGTTTGACGCCGACGCAGCTGGCGCCAAAGCGGTTCAAGCTGCCTTTCCTATTTTGAGCGCGAGCGGCCTAAACGCTAAAGTAGTTGCTTTACCACCAGGCAGCGACCCCGACAGTTTTGTGCGGGAACATGGCGCAGAGGCGCTTTCACAGCGGCTTGACTCCGCGGTGGGCGTTGTCGAGTACCTCATTGATCGGGCCTCGGAGCTGGCACCGGCCGATGCTAAAGGCAAAGCCGACGCCGTAGCGAGCCTAGGCCGTTATATCCACATGACTGATAATCCCGTGGAATTGCAACTTTACATCGAACGTGTTGCCAGACGATTTGGGCTGGTTGACCTTGGCGCGGTTCGTGCTCAACTTAGAAGAGGAAAGAGTGAGACGAAGCAATCGAGGGCAAACGAAAGCGCAGAAAAAAAACTAGAGAAATTGTGGACAATTCCAAAGCATACCCGTACCGAATGGGAGATTTTAGGGGCTTTTTTGGATTTTCCTAAACTTTTCTCCGATCAAAGGGCAGAATTGTTTGTTGAGCTTTTGACGGATACCCAAGTTCGGGTCATCTTTCATGCGGCAGCGGGCATCGTCGCCACACGGGGCGTGGTGGATGCAACGCTTCTATTGGAACAATTAGGGGAGATTGAATGTCGAAGTCTACTCGAGCGTCGGGTATCTGTGCAGAAGCACGAGGCCAAGGCGGCAGAGGAGATACTAGACAGGGGTATAGTGCAACTGGCTAAACAAAATATCGAGCGCGAGTTGCCGATGCTCGCAACTCAAGTTAAAGAAGCGCGCAGACTCGGAAACGACCAGCAAGCACTGGAACTCACCAAAGAACGTGATCGGCTTTTTAGAAGCGCACAACGGGCGATGCAAGTTGCTAAGGGGTGA
- a CDS encoding CPBP family intramembrane metalloprotease produces the protein MLSGGKALKQAFRSYAIVAIVTALVVYLPVAWFQQHLAPLLLALFLLWTALHFAVDNKDNLARHGLSLGGFFESSSSEKSTVSALLHTLPAAFKSLALAALTALIVFPPFIVAYLWWWKPDGAFHWQWPAGLLSYALNQLFVVALPEEAFFRGYLQTRLADGFRTQRKVFGVSLSLPAWLMQAALFALLHFLAPPHPSRFAVFFPALVFGWLRRKEQSIGASVWFHAMSNILSFTLARGFA, from the coding sequence ATGTTGTCTGGCGGCAAAGCACTGAAACAAGCTTTTCGCAGTTACGCCATCGTGGCGATCGTTACTGCATTGGTGGTTTATCTTCCTGTGGCCTGGTTTCAGCAGCATCTGGCTCCTTTGCTGCTGGCTTTGTTTTTATTGTGGACCGCGCTTCATTTTGCCGTTGATAACAAAGACAACCTGGCACGCCACGGACTCTCGCTGGGCGGCTTCTTTGAAAGCAGCAGTTCAGAAAAAAGCACCGTGTCGGCTTTGCTCCATACGCTTCCAGCAGCATTCAAGTCCTTAGCGTTAGCGGCACTTACAGCATTGATTGTATTCCCGCCGTTTATCGTTGCCTATCTCTGGTGGTGGAAACCCGACGGTGCATTTCATTGGCAATGGCCTGCTGGACTTTTAAGTTATGCACTAAATCAGCTTTTTGTCGTCGCTCTTCCAGAAGAAGCTTTTTTTAGAGGCTACCTTCAAACACGTCTTGCCGATGGATTTCGGACACAACGCAAGGTATTCGGCGTGTCGCTGTCGCTACCAGCATGGTTGATGCAAGCGGCTCTTTTTGCGCTGCTCCACTTTTTGGCGCCACCCCACCCTTCACGCTTTGCGGTTTTCTTTCCGGCGCTTGTCTTTGGTTGGCTCCGACGCAAAGAACAAAGCATTGGTGCAAGCGTATGGTTTCACGCCATGAGCAACATACTATCGTTTACTTTGGCACGGGGGTTTGCATGA
- a CDS encoding biotin--[acetyl-CoA-carboxylase] ligase, protein MSPKHVPPLQTQQIKAQLKSRELGHLLELYEEVNSTNDVAKEAALNGAAHGLTIVAETQRAGRGRRGRIWTSPSSGDLYMSIVWRKKIPQAHLALATLCTGLGVASAIEKSTAKTVQIKWPNDILIAQKKAAGILVEGIGRSEGLNALIIGIGVNVHREAFPADFETLATSLCLQSDSGSPLDRGVLLCDILKDVEDWLEQLCSSAVAPILESMQKRLAWRGQWVLCDDVAGQIQGLDDKGALILATESGPVHLLSGSVRLRERDSKG, encoded by the coding sequence ATGAGCCCAAAACATGTGCCGCCGTTGCAAACACAACAGATTAAAGCGCAACTAAAAAGCCGAGAGCTTGGTCATTTACTCGAACTCTATGAGGAAGTTAACTCAACAAACGATGTAGCCAAAGAAGCTGCACTCAACGGCGCTGCCCACGGGCTAACGATTGTTGCCGAAACTCAGCGTGCTGGACGTGGCCGACGCGGCCGAATATGGACTTCGCCGAGCAGCGGTGACTTGTACATGTCCATCGTATGGAGAAAAAAAATACCGCAAGCACACTTAGCTTTAGCAACACTGTGCACCGGCTTAGGCGTGGCAAGCGCCATCGAAAAAAGCACTGCAAAGACCGTGCAAATAAAATGGCCCAACGACATTTTGATTGCACAGAAAAAAGCTGCCGGTATTTTAGTCGAAGGGATAGGACGCAGCGAAGGACTGAATGCTCTTATCATCGGGATTGGAGTTAACGTCCATCGAGAGGCATTCCCCGCGGATTTTGAAACGCTGGCCACATCCTTGTGTTTGCAGAGCGATTCCGGCTCGCCCCTTGACCGCGGCGTACTGCTTTGCGATATCTTAAAGGATGTCGAAGACTGGCTCGAGCAACTGTGCTCCAGTGCGGTTGCGCCAATCCTTGAATCCATGCAAAAACGTCTTGCTTGGCGAGGACAATGGGTGCTGTGCGACGATGTCGCTGGACAGATACAGGGCCTTGATGACAAAGGAGCCCTAATCTTAGCAACCGAATCAGGACCGGTGCATTTGCTTTCCGGGTCCGTTCGCCTTCGTGAACGTGATTCCAAAGGATGA
- a CDS encoding SDR family oxidoreductase, whose protein sequence is MAQSGAKVAVHFHHSESGAADLVQELTEAGSQAKSFQADLFDQKQCQALIDEVIAFFGRLDVLVCNAANFERVELDAIAEEHWNRALELNLKAPFWLAQHAVKELKARQGAIVLLSCASTIKPFRHYLPYLMSKAGVFQLTKTLALELAPDVRVNAVAPGAVLPPPEMQEDTVQRLLKQVPLGKLGRAEDIADAVLFLATAPFVTGHQLVVDGGEVAGDILR, encoded by the coding sequence TTGGCCCAATCTGGGGCAAAAGTGGCCGTGCATTTCCACCATTCCGAAAGCGGAGCCGCTGATTTGGTTCAGGAACTAACTGAGGCAGGCAGTCAGGCAAAGTCCTTTCAGGCTGATTTATTCGACCAAAAGCAATGTCAGGCTTTGATCGATGAAGTGATTGCCTTTTTCGGAAGGCTCGATGTGCTTGTTTGTAACGCGGCAAACTTTGAGCGCGTTGAGCTTGATGCGATTGCTGAGGAGCATTGGAATCGGGCCCTTGAGCTCAACCTTAAGGCTCCTTTTTGGTTAGCTCAGCACGCGGTAAAGGAGTTAAAGGCAAGGCAAGGTGCAATCGTTCTTTTAAGCTGTGCCAGTACAATCAAACCTTTTCGACATTACTTGCCGTATCTCATGTCAAAAGCGGGTGTCTTTCAGCTGACCAAAACCCTAGCGCTCGAACTCGCTCCTGATGTTCGCGTTAACGCGGTCGCGCCGGGTGCTGTGCTGCCACCTCCGGAAATGCAAGAAGACACCGTTCAGCGACTGCTCAAACAGGTGCCTCTCGGTAAACTTGGACGCGCAGAAGATATTGCCGATGCGGTGTTGTTTTTGGCAACTGCTCCTTTCGTGACTGGGCATCAATTAGTTGTCGATGGTGGCGAAGTTGCGGGCGATATATTGCGCTAG